A section of the Oreochromis aureus strain Israel breed Guangdong linkage group 22, ZZ_aureus, whole genome shotgun sequence genome encodes:
- the LOC120435734 gene encoding lactose-binding lectin l-2-like: MILLLFLFGLALGAPSESPSESPEVTQQPGERKFKLQREACPMFWWSFNGRCYKYVATRMTWADAEIYCLSQGANLVSIRNGEEQSFVKNLIQNFDHAEGLTWIGLSDNHKEGTWMWSDGCPVRFVYWSPAQPDNLDGDEHCVHTNVVLDKKWNDYTCATNLPYVCATRVTCP, encoded by the exons ATGATCTTGCTCCTCTTCTTGTTTGGTCTGGCTCTGGGTGCTCCTTCTGAGTCTCCTTCTGAGTCTCCTGAAGTGACGCAACAACCTG GTGAACGGAAATTTAAACTGCAACGTGAAGCCTGTCCCATGTTCTGGTGGAGCTTCAACGGCCGCTGCTACAAATATGTCGCCACCCGCATGACCTGGGCTGATGCAGAGATCTACTGTTTGTCACAGGGAGCCAACCTGGTGTCCATCCGCAATGGAGAGGAACAGAGTTTTGTGAAAAACCTGATCCAGAACTTTGACCACGCTGAGGGACTCACCTGGATTGGACTCAGTGACAACCATAAAGAAGGCACTTGGATGTGGTCCGATGGATGTCCAGTGCGTTTTGTCTACTGGAGTCCAGCACAACCAGATAATCTGGATGGAGATGAACACTGTGTTCACACCAATGTAGTATTAGATAAGAAATGGAATGACTACACGTGTGCTACCAATTTACCTTATGTTTGTGCAACACGCGTTACCTGTCCTTAG